GGACGCATGCAGCCATGCAGTCCAAGCCAGTGAGGCGCTGCCACTGACCTGGCTAAATGAGGATTGTGTCCCAGACCAAGCATTCAACAATGGAAATGAGAATGGTCAGGGACACAAAAATAAGGCCAGAATGAAAGGCCATGCAGAATGGAGAACTATACCTTCAAAGAGTTAAAAATGGcatggcaggccggcgccgtggctcaataggctaatcctccaccttgcggcgccggcaccccgggttctagtcccggtcggggcgccggattctgtcccggttgcccctcttccaggccagctctctgctatggccagggagtgcagtggaggatggcccaggtgcttgggccctgcaccccatgggagaccaggaaaagcacctggatcctggctcctgccatcggatcagcgcggtgcgccggctgcagcggcggccattggagggtgaaccaacggcaaaggaagacctttccctctctgtctctctctcactgtccactctgcctgtcaaaaaaaaaaaaaaaaaaaaaaaaaaaaaaaaaaaaaaaaaccacacacacaaaaaaatggcaTGGCAAATGATTGTTGAATactcagtaaagaaaaaaagaaggctaAAAATCACATATATAGTTTGTAGGAGTAGAGACACTAAAGATGTATTAGCCTGTTTTTGTACATGGatcacattttttcatgtgatgtgacattttatatattgaaattGAATGTGCCTCAACTATTTTATTGTAAACTGGAAGACAAATATTGTAATGCATTGCCTGACTTAATCCCATATGAAAACCCAGCCTTTATGCTCATGTTTTTGGCTGCCTCCAGAGTTCTTTCCATGTGTTCTCACTCAGCTTGTGTATCATTTTGGAATCagttatctcattttgttttgtttttagctcctgCTTTCCAGTCCGCATGTATTAGTGACGTTGTGTTTGCGGCTTCAGACACTCGTGAATTCTCTATCTGTCCCCATCGGAAGCTCTCATTGTTTTTCACCTCTCATTTACTTCTTTTATCAAATAAATCCTACCCACACATTGTTTCTTGTGCACCTGCCTTTTCAATCATGAACTATTCTGAGATCAATCATGAACTATTCTTCTGAGAATCCTTAGTTCCAGCTTTTCAGTAATTTCTTCAAACACATTCATCCTTTCTCCCAAAGAAAATGATCTCTTTGGTGTGCTCTCAAATCTGTTTATGGGTTCTCTTCACCCCTAAATACCGAGTGACCTCAATCCAGCAACAGCAGTGGGTGTGGGTATGGGACACTCACAGCCAGGATGCTCTGGGGCTCCGTGATATCTTCATCCTGGGAAGGAGAGAACACTCAGCAGGAAAGGGGTGTGGACAGGGAGGGCCTGGAGGGTGGACTGCAGAGTCAAGCCTTCACCCGGGACCAGATGCGCATCCACAATTCCCTGGATACTTTCTTCAGCATCTCTGGCTGTTCGGCGTTCACGGCAGTGAGGAATCGCATGGCAGACAGACTTCCTGTGGAATACGGCCATTCACGGTGAGAGCTCCTCTCTTGTGTCCTGATGGAGGGCCTCCCTTTTCCCGCTTCTGACACTGCCCCAGACAATCACCTGCAGCCCCTCACCTGCGGTTCTCCTACCCCACtcgccctgctcctcctcccctccttttaCCCTTTGCCCACCCAGCTGGGGGCCTGAAGCTCCCCAACCGTGCTCCAAGGAAGGCTGTCCCAGGCCCCTAATTCCTGCACTTCGATCTCTTCACTTCTCTGCCCTCAACGTGAGTGTCAGCCCGCATCCCACTCTGTTCACCTTTTCCAACAAGCCCAGAGAAATCCTTTGGGAATCGGACGGGAACCTGGAACAGCTGCTGCAGGCGCTGAAGGTCGCTTCTCATGTACTGTGTTTTGCGGGGAATCTCGGCTGGAGACAGGTTTCCTGGCAGGGGACAGGTGGGTGCCCCGGTGAGAGAAGACCTAGGGGTCCCAGGCGTGGTGGGACCCGTCCCGGGTCTCAGGCAGAGGACAAATGACTGGCTGAGGTGCCACTGAAAGACCAGTTGAGGACAGCTTCTCTGAGACACAGATCTCCACCCGGTCCCAGGCCCGCTCCCCAAAGGCCTCTTCCTACCGCTGTCTTTCATGATCCCTGCAATGAGGGCGGGCCGCAGCCGCAGCTGCACATTCCAGAGCTTCTGATACCGGCACAGCACCTGTGGCGCGAGGAGGGCCAGCGGGTCAGGCCAAGACTGAAGGGCCGGCGATGGCAGCCGATCCGCTGAGGCCCCACGCGCGGGGCCCGGTTCCCGGGGCGCCCTGCAACCCTCCACGCACTCCTGGAAACGCACTCCAGGACCCAGGCGCCGGCGGGCGCTTCCCATGCTCCTGACCCCAATGCTGCCAGCGGGGCCAGGGGTGGCTGGACCCTTCCATCCGCTGGAGCTGCACCGTGGGGAACTATATCCTCTCAGGAAGCAAAGGCTCATCTTGGGACCTGGCTCTACCCTGCACAACAGCGCACTGCGACCGGGACCCCTCCCTGTGCCCTCGCCCCCCAGGCCTTGCCGAGGGGCTTCCGCGGGTCACCTCGAAGCCCAGCCAGGAGTAGGGGGACAGCACATCGTAGAAGAGCTCCAGGGTGCGCGGCAGGGGCCCCATGCTGCAGCTCCTGTGGGCTCAGGTCACGGCAAAGTTCAAGGTGAAGCAGGCCCGGCACAAGAGCGACGCCCGTGACCTTCCTTAGGAGCCCAGCGGGCTACGTGAAACTTCCGGCCTGCCCGGGTGCACCGCCCAGGGCGCTGGCCACGCAGCAGCAGTCGCGAGAAACTGCCCAGGGCCCATCCAGGCGGCGAGGAGTGAGGCGGGGCccgaggggcggggccgagggaggggctgggcgggaGGTGGGGACCAGGGGCGGGGCCCGAGGGCCAGGCGAGTGGTGTGTTCCCAGGCGAGGTACGTCGGGGCGGGCCCGAGGGTGGGCGCGGCGTGAGGTGGGGCGAGGTGCAAGGGGCGGGGCCGAGCACAGGGACAGCCGCGTGTGCCCGCAGGGGTGCGGCGGGGAGGAACCACAGGATGGGGCGGGGCGTGAGGTGGGGTCCGAGGGCCGGGCCGAGGATGGGCGGGGCGTGATGGCCCaaggggcggggccgagggcggggcggggcgtgagGTGGGACCGAGGGCCGGGCCGAGGATGGGCGGGGCGTGATGGCCCaaggggcggggccgagggcggggcggggcgtgagGTGGGGCCAAGGGAGACGGGGCCAGGCGGGGCGTGAGGTGGATCCGAGGGGCGGGCCGATGGTGGGCGGGGCCGAGGGCGGGGCGAGCCGCGGGTGCCCTGCGGGCCGCGGAAGCTCACAGGGCCCTGGAGCAGGTGTGGCGAGCGGGACGCTGGGCACCTGGCTCGCCGCCCTGTTCTGGGGTGGATTCAGGGTCGCAGACGGGGTCTGAGCGTCCTGCAGCGCAGCTCAGGTCGCTGTGCTGCCCTTTgggctggcccctggccccctgTGCACCTCATATCGTCCATCTGTCCTGCAAATGGGGCTGCACACCACCCAGGTCGGGTGGAGTTCTGATGATCGGAGGGGCTGCAGTAACCTTCGCCTACTAGGACTGCGCCTTGGTAGCTGCGTGAACTGCTTGGGAGGGCCAGAGTAAGAAGTTCCCAAGTTACAGATTTCTTGGGGTCCCTTTCTCAGAGtttggcacagtgcctggcacatacttGACAATCAATATATTCTCTTTCTATAGAGTGAAATAAAGAGGGACTATAAGGGCGTAGGGAGGTTTTACTGCAGCAATAACTTTAGGACTTGATCCACCTGTTTGCAAATAGTTTATTGCATTGTATTAGGCTTACATTTACTGCAAAAAGATAGAATTTTTTGAATCCCCTTaatcttattctttttctttttaaagatatatttatttatttgaaagtcagagttccacagagagaggaagagacagagagaagaatcttccatctgctggttcattccccaagtggccgcaatggtcagatctgggccaggccaaagccaggagtctggagtgtCTTTCAGATCTCTCATgagggtgaaggagcccaagcacttgggctatcttctgctacttttccaggtgcattagcatggagctggatcagaagtggagtaatcagcacccatatgggatgctggtgtcatgggtggtggctttacctgctacaccacaatgccagcccccaagtttTTTCTTTACTTTACTAAAGTTATTGAAAACACATAATATTCTCCTTCTTACTTGTATTCACCAGAAAATTGactccaggccatcagcaaacaAGGAAACAATGAATAGTTCCACATAGAATAGAATATACAATATGGAAAGTTTGTCTACAATGTAAGTCCAATTTCTGTTCCTAGTACACAATACCTGATGCTGGGTAATTTGTAACAAAAGGAGGCTAGTttgctcacggttctggaggctgaagtccAAGATTAGCAGTGCATCTCGGAAGGAGGGCCTTGTGTTGTGTCCAAATAGGGCAGATAGCATCACAGGGCACAAGTGCATGCAACAGTGCTGAGCAGGCATTTTTAGAAGACAAGCAGATGTACCAGAGAGAGAGGGTGCCAGCCTTACTGTGAAACAAGCCAGTTGCCTCCGTAACCAATTCAGCCAGCAAGAGGAGGAAGTTACTGTTGTGATAACAGCATTCATCCTATTTAGCCACCCATTCACTCTTAGAGGTCCTGATACCTCTCAACACGGCTGCATTCAGTACCAAGTCTCAAGATGAGCTTTAGTGGAGACAAACCACACTAAACCACAGAAACCAGTAATATTAAAAGTAAGCCAATCACTTACTCTTTAAGATtgattgttaatttatttgaaaggcagagttagaaagagagagaagagaggtcttccatctgctggttcactctgcaaatggccacgagggccaggactgggccaggctgaagcccggagcctggaacccaattcaggttttccatgtggatgacaggggcccaagaacttgggccatcttctcctgccttcccaggtacatttgctgggagctggatcagaaatggagcagccaggactggaatctgtgctcatataggatgctggcatcacaggcagtgatttaacctCTGAGCCACAGCAACAGACCCGTAAAAGCACATATATTTGGAAATGATCTTAGACCTACAGAAGAGTTGTTGGCAGATACAGTAAGTCTCCCTCTTGGCATCGCCAAACATCAGCTTCCAGTTGAGTTGATGGCAGAAAGCTTATTGTGAGAAGTAAAGGAGATGGTGGGAAGGTGAACCTCTTAAAAGGAAACTGCCTCTCGAGAAGAGGTTTGCTAAGCCTTTTACAGCGAGGCATTTGGGATTGTCCAGGATGTAGAAAGGGGAGAAAAGAGGGCCCTGCGTGCTTGCAGTGTGCATCTTTATATGTTGTATGTTCACAATTACGACTCCAAGTAGTTTCtgaagcttgtgtgtgtgtggtggtctGCTGCTTCATGAGAACAGTGTTGAGAAGTCAGCTTTTCCTGGAACATCCTTTGAAAAACAAGCGCAATTCTCACTGCTCCTGCTCCTGTGGTTCCACACTCCCCTGCCCAAGTCCTACACTCTTGGTCACATGGTAAAGGGATTAgagtttctgattacttctcacTCAGCTCCCCGTAATGTGATGTGTTACATGAATGTGGTATAAAGATGAAACCTGAGAAATTAACATTGGTCCTTTACTGTTAACTAAATTACAGACTTTATTCAGGCTTCATTGGCTTATTCTGTTAATGCTCCTTTTCTGgtccaggactcaatccaggatACCACATAGCGTTTACTTGACATGTTTTTAATCTTCTCCTACCTATGaagatttcttgatttttcttttctttttattgataaataattttataacacattcattcatttgaaggcagagacagagagaaagagagagagcgagtgagctcccattggctggttcactccccctgtGCCCtcaagtggagaagccaggagccagacaggcTGACACAGAATGTAGAATTGTGTGTCTTACCTGGTGTCTAACTGACCTTCCACCTTTTCTTGTTGACACCTGACCAACATTTTGAAAAGTATTAGTCAGCTGTTCTGTAGGATTGGGGTGGagttatggctttttttttttttttcgtaaagatttattttatttatttgaaagatagagttacagagagaggtagagacagagagggatcttccatctgctggttcactccccagatgagctgggcagatccaaagccaggagctcctttcaggtttcccacacgggtgcagacttgggccgtcttctactgctttcccaggccatagcagagagctggagctgaagtggagcagctgggacttgaaccagtgcccatatgggatgccagcgctgcaggccagggctttaatcttccgtgccacagcgctggcctgtggAGTTATGGCTTTTCAGGAAGAGTATCCCAGAGGTGGAATGAGCTTCTCCTCACATCATAGCAAAGGGCAGTCGCTGGTGATGTTAACTTTGATCCCTTGGTTCAGGTGGAGGAATGACTGTCAAGTTTCTCCACTGTCAACTTGTGGTGGGGTTGCTGGGTCAAGGTGTCATCCAATGGCCGGATCCAGGGTTTGTTCTCCTTCACAACAAGAAATTCAAGGAGGAGACTTTGGTAAAGTTAGCAGAGGAACAATGTTTATTTGCATGCAAAGCGTAAGTACCCATTCCAGAGAAAGTTTGGGCATGCTAGAAGGTAAGCTCTACtcaaaaatgttcaaggtcatctCTGTGTGTGATCTAGAGATATTGGGGGTGCTGTCTGGGGCTGAGTTTAATTGCATATTCATAGGAGGCAGGGTTTGGGGATGGAATCTGAGTATCACCTATTTCTCTGCCCGCCTCCCTTTGCCaatctcagaagtgtcatggtaTCAGGTGTATTATGGGAATAGGAGTGTCAGCTATGGTAATTTTATCATAATGACATTGTTAACTGAAGGTCATCTCAGGGATGCAGTCAGCAGCCGTGCTGGTTATTTTTGGCTGGTGCTGGTTCTGAGTGATAGTTTCTCCAAAACTGTGATTTTATGCTGCATGCCAGGGGAGGGAGGAATGAAGTCGAattggggatggggaggggagagttTGAGTAGCACAGGTGGGGCTTCAAGGAGGGTATGGGGACCTCAGCTCTCCTTGCCGACTACCTCCTTGTTTACACCAGAGTCACCATTTCTCCCTTTCCACACTCTATTCTTTGGGGTTACTCAGTGCAGGGTGAGGATGGGGAGTTGGAGAGAGTCAATTCACCTTCTGAAGGGTAGAACATGAAAGGACTGGTCATGTGTTAAAACACCACAGCAATTAAGAGATGTTTATAGCTTTGCAAATAATCCACGGCTTCAACATTCACCAACAATTATAGCATCCAGCAGTGGATCTTGCCTTCAGCCATTGTGACtgtgagattcaatgattttctatttcttctttttttaagatttattttatttatttgaaagacagagttacagaaagaggtagagacagagagaggtcttccatctgctggttcactccccagatggccacaatggctggagctacgccgatccgaagccaggagccaggagcttcttccaagtctcccacatgggtgcaggggcccaaggacttgggccatcttcttctgctatcccagaccatagcagagagctggatgagaagaggagcagctggcactagaaccggcacccatatgggatgctggtgcttcaggccagggttttatcccgctgcgccacagcgccggccccaattttctatttctttcatttcttctacatttaATTGTTGgaactcttggggctggcattgtatcatagtgggttaagccactgcctgcaacatctgtatcccatatgggtgctggttcatgtcctggctgcttcacttctaatccagctccccattgatatgcctgggaaagcagctgagggtggcccaggttcttgggcctcagcacccatatgggagaccctgttgaatctcttggctcctggctttggcctggtccaggcctggctcttgcaaccatttgagaaggaagatctccctctctctctctctctctctctctctctctctttctttctgtgtgtgtgtgtctgtgtgtgtgtgtctccctttctctgtaattctgcctttcaaataaaaaataaatctttttaaaaagatcattggAATTATTATGAAAGGAGAGTTATCCTTTcttctcatttatttacttactcagTCTGTTATTTATATCAGTGTGGAATCAGGGACATTTTACCTATCATAGGACATTGGTCTAAGTCTATATACCCTACCTCCATATggcattattattactattattactatGTGGGGTACTGTTGTGGATAATATAGAGTGGGAACAACAACGAAAATATATACACTACTATGTGTGATTAAATTCATATTGACGAGGGGATATCTAGTGTTTAAAGAAAATCTGTATAGACAAATTAAATGGAATATTTCATTGGAGCAAAGAAGGATGCAAAACTGAGAAGCACTCCTCACCAGAGAAAGTTCACAAAGCTCCTCCACAAAGTGGGCAGTGCGTGTTTATAGACAGAACAGGAAAGTCAAATACAGAAACAGCTTGGCTGACAAGAGGTGGCGTCTACCTTATTTGGACATGGGCTCATCAGTGGAACGTCTGTGATTGGCTGAAGTCTGGCTCCTTGTCATTGACACCTGGCTCTTTTAGGAAAAAGAGACTCCTAAGGTAAAGTTCAGTTTTTTCATACACTAAGTTAGATTGCAGCTCATTTTGCAAGAACTGAACATACTGAGACAACCTCAGGCCAATAGCTCCTGCTTGTTTAATTTAACCTAAATATTGATTAGAACAGTTGAACCAAGAAACCATGGTGTAAGTAAATTATTTAAAGCAGCTGAAGGACTCAGCAGAGGAACTCAACATGACAGaattggaggagggagagaaagagtggtgAACGAAAGCCAAATACTCATCTTTCGTAGATGAGCCAGTCATATCATCTGCACGTGAAACCTCAACAAGTCGAACTTTAATCATGCAATTTGGAGTTAATGATTGACAAGTGATTAAATAAATGATCATTtagaactcatttaaaaatgaattgcttTTTGGGGCTGACAtagtggcacagtggcttaagccatcatctacaaCGCTTGCATTCTATATGAGCTCCAGGTAGAGTTttggctcctctacttctaatccagctccctgctaatgtgcctgggaaagcagcagatgatggcctaagtgcttgggcccctgccacccatgtgggaaatgcaaagggagttctaggttcctggttttgcctggcccagccctggcccttgtggccatttggggagtgaaccagtaggtggaagattctctctctctctctctctctctctctctctctctttctcactctctctctctctttgtccctctaactatgtgtgactctgcctttcaaacaaagaaatctttaaaaagtgaattgcATTTCAATTCAGTAAGAGATGGTATTGAGAGAACTGGGAGATTTCAACAAAATGTAGTTGGACCCATACCTTAGACTTTGCACTTGGAACAACTTTAAATGGGCCAAatattcaaatgtttttaaaaagaaaccagtaGAGTACTTGAGGGACTTATGGAAAAACTATAAATCTAGGAGTACAGACTTTCCTGCTACCTGTAATACCAATTAGAAAAACTTTAATAAGAGAGCGATACCACTAGGAAAAGAgggcagattggtgcctcctcacacagggcaccaaaatgttaggaaaaagagtgcagaacagagaggagacagatacaaactcacagccagacccAGTTTATTCAGAGAAAGTAAATCCGCAGAGGTTGACCAACTGCCATCATACTCACAGACCAAACACAGGGCAGAGGCCTcgacccagcaggctgggcccttttatatcttaggtgggctggggtgcggcggggggcggggggtgggtaGTAGGCagagatgagcttctccataatggctcttttattttttaaagattcattttatttatttggaagatagagttacagagagaggtagaaacatctgattcactccacagatggctgcaacggccggagctgcaccaatccgggccaggaaccaggggcttcttccgggtctcccacaagggtacaggggcccaagcacttgggccatcttctactgattttgcaggccacagcagagagctgggcaggaagcagagcagctgggactagaagtggcgcccatatgggatactggctcttcaggccagggctttaacccgctgggccacagcgccggcccacatacTGGTTCTTCAGGTgtggcccactggcttccaaacctggggaagaatacaggagctggggtggggaacaACACAGGGTGTGAGATGGAGTtgatctcttgaaagaaggcagaggtaggggctggcactgtggtgcagcgggttaaagccctggtaagcgccggcatcccacatgggtgctggttctagtcctggctgctccacttctgctccagctccctgctatggcctg
Above is a window of Oryctolagus cuniculus chromosome 3, mOryCun1.1, whole genome shotgun sequence DNA encoding:
- the LOC100349830 gene encoding glutathione S-transferase kappa 1, which produces MGPLPRTLELFYDVLSPYSWLGFEVLCRYQKLWNVQLRLRPALIAGIMKDSGNLSPAEIPRKTQYMRSDLQRLQQLFQVPVRFPKDFSGLVGKGSLSAMRFLTAVNAEQPEMLKKVSRELWMRIWSRDEDITEPQSILAAAERAGMSAEDARALLEKTATPQVKNQLRETTEAACRYGAFGLPITVAHVDGQTHMLFGSDRMELLAHLLGEKWMGPVPPALNA